From one Diorhabda carinulata isolate Delta chromosome 12, icDioCari1.1, whole genome shotgun sequence genomic stretch:
- the LOC130899900 gene encoding cytochrome P450 9e2-like yields the protein MLISIILIFVFILTALFYYNAVKPMNYWKKRGVIQSDPVWLLGDQWKQVFGLESIVDMFTRLYNLSPNARYCGIYQFTTPALMIRDTKLLKLITVKDFDHFMNHKPLIPDGADPLWNKNIFALKDHRWKSVRPILTPSFTSSKMKSMFIFMSDCAQNFVNYFLKERGNGDVIDVCMKDISSRFSNDVIASTTFGLQVDSFKDPDNEFYYRCKDITNFATPWRIIKMLGFATVPRLFKFFDVKFFDSESRQFFINIVKNSIKMRKEHDVDRHDMLHLLLEAKKEVEQKKKQGLDIEEITDEDITAHAMINFFAGFESISTLMTFMSYELAIHPDIQNRLREEIDEGFQQCNGKLTYEVLMKMPYLEMVISETLRKWPNFPEAHRVCTKKYVIEPEYPDENPLVIEEGTAILLPVFPIQRDPKYFPDPDRFDPERFSEDNKNARDFYCYMPFGLGPRNCIGARFANLEAKVYFAYVLHSFEIVPTAKTVIPVKLSNQNFNVHAEDGINVGLKPLYK from the exons atgttaatttcCATCATattgatctttgtttttattttaactgCTTTATTCTATTACAATGCGGTTAAACCGATGAATTATTGGAAGAAACGAGGAGTAATTCAAAGTGATCCTGTATGGCTCTTAGGAGATCAATGGAAACAAGTGTTCGGATTAGAAAGTATCGTGGATATGTTCACGAGACTTTATAATTTATCTCCGAATGCCAG atattgtgGAATATATCAATTCACCACGCCAGCTCTTATGATAAGAGATacaaagttattaaaattaattactgtTAAAGATTTTGATCATTTTATGAATCACAAACCCTTAATTCCGGATGGTGCAGATCCCTTgtggaacaaaaatattttcgcaCTAAAAG atcATAGATGGAAAAGCGTGCGACCTATTTTAACACCGAGTTTTACCAGTAGCAAAATGAAAAGCATGTTTATTTTCATGTCCGACTGCGcacaaaatttcgttaattattttttgaaagaaagaggAAATGGCGACGTAATCGATGTTTGTATGAAAGATATTTCGAGTCGTTTTTCTAACGATGTAATAGCATCAACTACGTTCGGCTTACAGGTGGATTCATTCAAAGATCCAGACAACGAATTTTATTATCGGTGCAAAGATATCACGAACTTTGCTACCCCTTGGAGGATAATTAAAATGTTAGGGTTTGCAACTGTACCAAGGTTATTCAAG tttttcgaCGTAAAGTTTTTCGATAGCGAATCGAGACAATTCTTCATCAACATTGttaaaaacagtataaaaatgAGGAAGGAACACGATGTGGATCGTCACGATATGCTCCATTTATTACTCGAAGCAAAAAAAGAAGTCGAACAGAAAAAAAAGCAGG GGTTAGATATAGAAGAAATCACCGATGAAGACATCACCGCTCATGCGATGATAAATTTTTTCGCTGGATTCGAATCTATTTCAACTTTAATGACGTTCATGTCTTACGAATTAGCCATTCATCCGGATATTCAGAATAGATTACGAGAAGAAATAGATGAAGGATTTCAACAGTGTAATGGAAAGTTGACGTATGAAGTGCTAATGAAGATGCCTTATTTGGAAATGGTTATTTCAG AAACTCTTCGAAAATGGCCGAACTTTCCAGAAGCCCACAGagtttgtacaaaaaaatacgTAATAGAACCAGAATATCCCGACGAAAATCCTTTGGTTATAGAAGAAGGAACAGCCATATTATTACCCGTATTTCCAATCCAACGTGACCCTAAGTATTTCCCAGATCCAGATCGTTTCGATCCAGAAAGATTCAGCGAAGATAATAAAAACGCTAGAGACTTTTACTGCTATATGCCGTTCGGATTAGGTCCTAGAAATTGCATAGGGGCGAGATTTGCGAATCTAGAAGCCAAAGTTTATTTCGCATACGTTCTGCACAGCTTCGAGATAGTTCCAACTGCAAAAACTGTGATACCTGTTAAACTATCCAACCAGAATTTCAATGTTCACGCCGAAGATGGAATAAATGTAGGTTTGAAACCTTTATATAAgtag